Below is a window of Lacrimispora xylanolytica DNA.
CTGGGGGGCTCTACCGAGTACCAGCCCACTCTTAATTTCCCATTGGCATCATAGTACTTATAATTCTGAATCTCATGTTCCGCGTTATCAATTCCGACATTCTTCCAGCCAGTCTGAAGGGCACCATCTGAATTAAAACAATAGGCTACCCCATCAATCTTATAGGATCCATAATCACCGCTTGAATCCTTAGGAACGTACTTTTTTCCATTGTCACCAAAATAATACCATAACTTGCCGTCATCACTGTCTCCAGGATTTACCCTTCCGGATTCTTCATTGCTGCCAGGTGGATAGAGCTTCTGCCAGCCTGTCCTCATAGCACCGTCTGTTCCACAGTAATACATGTCATCTAAGACCCAGCCTGTCTGCATCTCACCATTGGAGTCAAAGTAATACCACTTGTTGTTGATCTTTGACCAATTGTCCATAATGGCTTTCCCACTGCTTCCAAAATAATACCACTTATAGTTGGCAGAACCGTTATCCTGGAACTTCATCCACTTGTCTGTCACTAAAATTCCGTTGGAATCCACATAATAGGTATTCTCCACCCATGAATTAAGTGCCATCTCACCGTTGGAATTTAAGTATCTCCAGTTGTTGTCCTCGCCCTTCTTCCAGGTGTTGGTTACTTTATTCCCGCTTTCGTCCACATACACCCAGTTATTACCGGAAGCTGATTTCTCCCAGCCTGCCCAGGCGTCTACGGTCGGAACATGAACCGCCAGCACTGCACTTGCTGCCAGTACAATGAGACCTTTTCTTTTCATATCTTCACTCCTTACAGGGATTTCCTTTTCTTGCTAATTTCATTTTAACAATTATTCTCAGATTATTCAACTGTTTTAATCTTTCGATTCTATTACAAAATTATTGCTCTGTTTCTCCATATGGTCATAAATATGAAAGAATACATAAGAATAAACGGTATTTATTACATTCATCAAGGAGATTCTGCGAAAGAAGCTCATTACATGAAAAAGGCGGGTCCGGCAATGCCGGGAACCCACCCAATCTATAAAATATGAAAGAATGCTCACGCACTCTGTCAGTTACAACGATTATTTCTGCATCCACAATTACTTCCGCGCCCGCAGTTTCCACATTGATTTGTGCAACGGTTACAACGATTGTTGCAGCGATTGCATTGATTTCCACAGCGGTTTCTGCAGCAACATCTGCGGTTGGAACAATTGTTAAAGCAGATATTTCCCCAACTGCCGCAGCCGTTACAAAATCTGTAATTCCCCCAGCAATTGAGCCCACAGTTACCTACACAAAAGCCCATACGTAAACAACTCATTAAAATTCACCTCTTTAAGCGATTTATACTATATTATATAGGACATAGCACAAAGAGGTGATTAAAGCCGTCCAAAACCTGTTTTGAGCCGTACTTGACGCTTAAAGCTCTTTCCAGTATAATCATAGAATCGTAGGAAATATAGGATTGTTAGATAGAAAGGTTGGCACCGATTATGTGGATTGCAGACGGCTGGAAAGATTATGAAATTATAGATTGTTCAGAAGGAGAAAAGCTGGAGCGCTGGGGTAATTATATCCTTGTGCGTCCTGACCCTCAGGTTATCTGGTCTACTCCCAAGACAGAAAAGGGCTGGACCAAGATGAACGGCCATTATCACCGAAGTGCAAAAGGCGGCGGTGAATGGGAATTCTTTCACCTGCCGGAACAGTGGACCATCAGCTATAAGGAGCTGACATTTCAGCTTAAGCCCTTCAGCTTTAAACATACAGGACTCTTCCCGGAGCAGGCGGCAAACTGGGACTGGTTCAGTGATAAAATAAAAAAGGCCGGACGGCCCGTAAAGGTATTAAACTTATTTGCATACACCGGAGGCGCTACCTTAGCTGCCGCAAAGGCCGGGGCTTCCGTCACCCATGTGGATGCTTCCAAGGGTATGGTAGGCTGGGCCAAGGAGAATGCCCGCTCCTCTAATTTAGAATCTGCAAACATTCGCTGGATCGTAGATGATTGTGTAAAGTTCGTGGAAAGAGAAATCCGCAGAGGCAGTAAATACGATGCCATTATTATGGATCCTCCTTCCTATGGAAGAGGACCTAAGGGTGAGATCTGGAAGATTGAAGATGCCATCTACCCATTGGTTCAGCTTTGTTCTCAGCTTCTTTCTGATACTCCGCTGTTCTTCCTGATTAATTCCTATACAACAGGACTGGCACCTTCTGTATTGTCCTACATGTTATCCACGGAAGTTGGCGGGAAACATGGCGGCAAGGTTGAGGCCGGAGAAGTAGGTCTTCCGGTTACCAGGACAGGTCTGGTACTTCCCTGTGGTGCATCAGGACGATGGTCATCGACCTCCGTTTAACAGACACCAGATTCTTGGGGTGAATCTCCGTAAGAAACAAGCGATATAATAGCTTAAAAAAACGCATATGACCGGCATGAATAAAAAGATTCCTATAGGAATTGCCGGAAGGGACGGGAGCAGAAATGCTCCTGTTTTGTTTATCAGTCTCACCATGGCAAAATGAATGGCATAGAGAAAAAAATTCTGCTTCATCCATTCCTTTGCTTCAAACAGCAGAAAATCAGGTACTATAAGCCATAAGGCCACGGGAACAAACAAGCGAAATAGCACAACAGAAGCTGCCATCTCTCCCGGAGCTTCCCCCGGAAAGTCAAAGCCATATACCAGATAAGATAAAATAAGCAAAAAAAGACCGGCCAGGAACTTTTTTCTATCCCAGCTTTTTTCTACTATCTCTTTTCCATGAACTGCTGCAAAGGCCCCGGCAGAATAATAGAGCATGGCATCCAGATTTACAAATCTTAACTCTATACCCGCATAAATAGCAAAGAAGATGCCCAGGATAAAGATTGCGCCAATTACTTTCTTCTTTATTATAAGGTAGATGAGAGGCGCCAGTATTACAAGGATTATGAGCTGGTTCAAATACCAGAACACGTAATTATAGGTATAATGAAGAACCGCATCCCCAGCCTTAACGATGGAAAAAGGAATCCTCCCCTTTCCCATAATATCTCTGATCACAGGAATCCTGCTTCCTATGACATATCCAAGATAATATAGAAAATTCCATACAATATAAGGAACCAGTATGCTGCGTATCCTGGAGTTCCATTTGGGCCAAAGAAGCTTCAAGGTAAAGGTTCGAAAGAAAAGGTAGGAAGAAATCAAAAAAAAGCCGGGCACAGCCACCTGCGCGATAGTATCTCCTAAAAAGCGCTCCAAATAATCAGTACGATAGGCGGTTTTGGTGGCACCTAAAAATAGCACTGCGTTATAGGAGTGGACCCAGATAACCAGAACACTGAAGAAAAAGGTAAACCAGATGATTTTATTTCTAAACTTCTGCTCTTCCATAGGCTCTCCTTTCTTCCTTCTTCTAAATAGTAAGTGATTAACACATTTTATCCAGAACTGATGCCGATACCTTCTCATTATTCCTGTCACACTGTTCAAAATACCTTCTATAATATTCCGTATACATTAAGTCAATGAGAAATAGCTGGCTGATCTCAGAGGAGGTGGACCCACCCTGAAGAGGACCTTCATTGGCACCGCATAAAAGAGTCATATCTGCAAAGGATGTAAGAGGCGATTTTAAGAACCTGGTGATGCAGATGGTAACTGCTCCTGCCTTTTTTGCCAGCTCCGCGGCATGTATAGTATCCTTAGTGGAGCCGGAATAGGAGAAAAATACAGCTGCCTCTCCCTCTGTCATCATGGAAGCCGCCATGGCCTGCATGTGAGCATCCTGAAGGCAGAACACCTTGGGCTCTATTCTCATAAATTTATTTGCAGCCTTTAGGGCAGATATCATACTGGCTCCAACACCAAAAAAGCAGATCCGTTTTGCCTCATATAGAGCATCAATGACCTTACCAAACTGCTCCTCATTTAAGAGAGAGTACGTCTCTTCCAGTGCACTCATATTCGTATTAAGCACTTTTCTGGAAACCTCCTGAAAGGAATCCCTTAAGCTGATGTCTCCTTCTAAGCGACCCTGGCCCGTCGTCTCATCGTGGAGGCTTAAAGACAACCTCATCTTAAATTCCTGGTATCCCTTTAAATCTAAAGTCTTACAGAAACGGAACACACTGGTATCTCCTACCTCACACGCCTCTGCAAGTCCGGTGATTGACATAAACAGGACCTCTCTGGAATTTTGCAGGATGTAGTCTGCTACCTTTTTCTCCGCCTTAGTAAACTGATTGTACTCCAAACGGATTCTGGTCAAAAAATCCCCCTTCATATTATATACGCTCCTTTTTATCCTTATCTCATTTCATTGCCATTCCGGCATCCGGAACCGGTAACAAAATAATTGGTGATATCCCTTGGCCTTGTTATGGCACTTCCTACGACTGCCGCAAATACACCGGCAGAAAATGCTTCCTTTAATTGCTCTGGTGACCAAATGCCTCCTTCTGCAATGACCGGCCCCTTTATGACCCTGGAAAGCTGTTTCATTAATAAAAGATTGGGAAGCTTCACTTCTTTTGTCTCCCTGGTGTACCCGCTTAAGGTAGTTCCAATCAGATCAAATCCAAGAATAGACGCTTCCATGCCCTCCTCATAGGTGGCACAATCCGCCATGAATAACTGATTTGGGTATTTTACCCGGACTTCTTTCCAAAAGTCTTTTAGAGTTTCTCCCCCAGGCCTTTGTCTGTTAGTGGCGTCCAGGGCAATGATCTCTGCCCCACAGGAAACCAGTTCATCTACTTCCTTTATGGTGGGAGTTATATATACTTCACTTCCAGCGTATTCCTTCTTTACAATTCCAATGACAGGAAGCGTTACCGTCTCCTTAATGGCTTTTATATCTGCACTGGAATTAGCCCGGATTCCCACTGCACCGCCCTCTTTTGCCGCATATGCCATTCGGGACATGATATAAGAACTAAAGAGAGGTTCATCCTCAAGTGCCTGGCAGGAAACAATCAGGCCGCCCTTTAGCTTATGAAGAATTTCTTCTCCCATAATCTGCCCCCTTCCCATTAATAGAACAATCATATCATAAACAAAAAATATATTTCAACATAATTTCTGTGAACTGAAAATTATTTTGTGGTTCAGTACCTTTCATATTCCAGGAAAAGTGGTACGCATGTCCAAAATTAATAAAAATTAAGCTGTTTTTTCACATAATTTTGAAACCTGACGCGTAGGGTTTATGGTATAATACCAATAGTTTCAATGAATGCTTCATATTAAGGAGAAAGAAACCATGAAAAAAAGAACTAGAGCCGCAGGTCTGTCCCTTGCCATTTTGATTGCCGGCCTTTCCTTTCACTTCACTGCCGGAATACCGTCAGACAATCACTCAGGGATAGAACGTGAGCTCCGCTCGTTTTCAACCGACGCTGGACAAGTCCTTCACCCCCTGGCCATAGGACCTGGGCTTGTTAATCTTTCCCCGGCCGATGAGTTTTCCACCTATCAGTGGGGACTTAAAAATGACGGGGAATTTCGTCTTGTGGAATTAAAATCCAAGTTCCAGGCCGTTGACAACGTTTATGACGGGTTAAAATCCAGTATGGGCCTTGGACTTCCAAAGCCTGGCCCAGGAGATTATGAATCCAAGGTTACAAAAGCAGTACCAGGAATCGATATTGATATACAGCCCGCCTGGGAACTCTATGACAAGGCAGGAGAAAAACGTTCTGTGACGGTTGCTATCATAGATACAGGCATTGATATAAGACATCAGGAGCTTAAGGACGCCATCTGGACAAACCCTGGTGAAATCGACGGCGATGGCCTGGACAATGACGGAAATGGCTTTGTAGATGATATACATGGCTGGAATTTCTATTCCGGAAACAACAAGGTGTTCTCCGGCAATGAGGATAGCCATGGAACCCATGCAGCAGGAACCATAGGAGCTGCGAGGGGTGCTTACGGAATTGCAGGAATTACGGATAACAAATACGTTAAGATCATGCCTATAAAAGCACTTGGCGGAAAAGAAGGAACCGGAACTCCTGAAGCAGTGATTAGTGCCATCCGCTATGCGGAAGCCAATGGTGCTTCCATCTGTAATCTTAGTATGGGAACCTCGGCCTACAGCGAAGAACTGGCACAGACCATTAAAAATTCTCACATGCTGTTCGTTGTCTCCTCTGGAAATGGAGGAATCTCAGGACTTGGTTACGATACGGATGTAAATCCTGTTTATCCTGCTTCCCTTCCCTACGACAACGTAATCGCCGTAGCCAATATCCTTTTTGATGGAACCTTAAGTAAGGATTCCAACTTCGGGGCAGCCAGCGTGGATATTGCTGCTCCTGGTACTTATATCTTAAGCACCATTCCTAATAATAAATACGGGTTTATGAGCGGTACCTCCATGGCTGCTCCTATGGTAACCGGAGTGGCTGCCATGGTATATTCTTACCGCACCGATATTGCCTTATCCGATGTAAAACAGATTCTTATGGATTCCAGCAGAAAGCTCGAATCTTTAAATGGAAAGGTAGCAAGCGGCGGTCTTTTAGACGCATACAGTGCCCTTAACTGGAAATAAAAAAGAAACGGCAGCAAGGATTACATTCCTGCTGCCGTTTCTTTTTTATTTCTCTATGGACTTCCAACGGAAATCCGGAACTACATCGGACCACTTTTGGATTCCTATGATAGATTTTGCAAACTCTGTTGTTTCCAGAGTGTATTTCTTCTTATCGATATCCTTAAATACCTGCCAGATCTTCCGGCGCTTGGTTGCAACAATATCATCGCCACGGTCCATGGCACATTCCCAGAGGCCAAAGGACAGACCGCTTCTAACTTCCAGAGGCGC
It encodes the following:
- a CDS encoding cell wall-binding protein, encoding MKRKGLIVLAASAVLAVHVPTVDAWAGWEKSASGNNWVYVDESGNKVTNTWKKGEDNNWRYLNSNGEMALNSWVENTYYVDSNGILVTDKWMKFQDNGSANYKWYYFGSSGKAIMDNWSKINNKWYYFDSNGEMQTGWVLDDMYYCGTDGAMRTGWQKLYPPGSNEESGRVNPGDSDDGKLWYYFGDNGKKYVPKDSSGDYGSYKIDGVAYCFNSDGALQTGWKNVGIDNAEHEIQNYKYYDANGKLRVGWYSVEPPRDISGYEENVEWFYFSTAGVPKAGPKEGEARTSDLTKINDKTYLFNELGNPVYGLQKVSIGGSSDYTAFYFGDKKTSTMQKGKVKVVEGDGNDTTYYFSDSGRGYTGVKDGYLYYMGKLQCADDGNKYDPIAIPTGSTKTTYVVNTSGRVSKNTTVKSADGVKYKTGSNGNLIKVDDENPKGNEGKEPVEPAWQ
- a CDS encoding class I SAM-dependent methyltransferase, giving the protein MWIADGWKDYEIIDCSEGEKLERWGNYILVRPDPQVIWSTPKTEKGWTKMNGHYHRSAKGGGEWEFFHLPEQWTISYKELTFQLKPFSFKHTGLFPEQAANWDWFSDKIKKAGRPVKVLNLFAYTGGATLAAAKAGASVTHVDASKGMVGWAKENARSSNLESANIRWIVDDCVKFVEREIRRGSKYDAIIMDPPSYGRGPKGEIWKIEDAIYPLVQLCSQLLSDTPLFFLINSYTTGLAPSVLSYMLSTEVGGKHGGKVEAGEVGLPVTRTGLVLPCGASGRWSSTSV
- a CDS encoding acyltransferase family protein, producing MEEQKFRNKIIWFTFFFSVLVIWVHSYNAVLFLGATKTAYRTDYLERFLGDTIAQVAVPGFFLISSYLFFRTFTLKLLWPKWNSRIRSILVPYIVWNFLYYLGYVIGSRIPVIRDIMGKGRIPFSIVKAGDAVLHYTYNYVFWYLNQLIILVILAPLIYLIIKKKVIGAIFILGIFFAIYAGIELRFVNLDAMLYYSAGAFAAVHGKEIVEKSWDRKKFLAGLFLLILSYLVYGFDFPGEAPGEMAASVVLFRLFVPVALWLIVPDFLLFEAKEWMKQNFFLYAIHFAMVRLINKTGAFLLPSLPAIPIGIFLFMPVICVFLSYYIACFLRRFTPRIWCLLNGGR
- a CDS encoding MurR/RpiR family transcriptional regulator — protein: MKGDFLTRIRLEYNQFTKAEKKVADYILQNSREVLFMSITGLAEACEVGDTSVFRFCKTLDLKGYQEFKMRLSLSLHDETTGQGRLEGDISLRDSFQEVSRKVLNTNMSALEETYSLLNEEQFGKVIDALYEAKRICFFGVGASMISALKAANKFMRIEPKVFCLQDAHMQAMAASMMTEGEAAVFFSYSGSTKDTIHAAELAKKAGAVTICITRFLKSPLTSFADMTLLCGANEGPLQGGSTSSEISQLFLIDLMYTEYYRRYFEQCDRNNEKVSASVLDKMC
- a CDS encoding N-acetylmannosamine-6-phosphate 2-epimerase, with translation MGEEILHKLKGGLIVSCQALEDEPLFSSYIMSRMAYAAKEGGAVGIRANSSADIKAIKETVTLPVIGIVKKEYAGSEVYITPTIKEVDELVSCGAEIIALDATNRQRPGGETLKDFWKEVRVKYPNQLFMADCATYEEGMEASILGFDLIGTTLSGYTRETKEVKLPNLLLMKQLSRVIKGPVIAEGGIWSPEQLKEAFSAGVFAAVVGSAITRPRDITNYFVTGSGCRNGNEMR
- a CDS encoding S8 family peptidase, translating into MKKRTRAAGLSLAILIAGLSFHFTAGIPSDNHSGIERELRSFSTDAGQVLHPLAIGPGLVNLSPADEFSTYQWGLKNDGEFRLVELKSKFQAVDNVYDGLKSSMGLGLPKPGPGDYESKVTKAVPGIDIDIQPAWELYDKAGEKRSVTVAIIDTGIDIRHQELKDAIWTNPGEIDGDGLDNDGNGFVDDIHGWNFYSGNNKVFSGNEDSHGTHAAGTIGAARGAYGIAGITDNKYVKIMPIKALGGKEGTGTPEAVISAIRYAEANGASICNLSMGTSAYSEELAQTIKNSHMLFVVSSGNGGISGLGYDTDVNPVYPASLPYDNVIAVANILFDGTLSKDSNFGAASVDIAAPGTYILSTIPNNKYGFMSGTSMAAPMVTGVAAMVYSYRTDIALSDVKQILMDSSRKLESLNGKVASGGLLDAYSALNWK